In the genome of Fulvivirga maritima, one region contains:
- a CDS encoding sensor histidine kinase, with the protein MASFFTAGRLKKEVKELLIIIFIGVINGFWFCYDCMTDPDKLISSVAICILFWVLMYKGNINIISLIDKKISWLDNPGKRLLMGVITQSIFTSLTALLIIYLTGIIFHVQWGNISTTVMYSTAIAILVSLILHSYKFLISWRQVAIEAERVKKEAAVSKYESLKNQVNPHFLFNSLNALTTLVYEDQDVAAKFIKKLSEVYRYVLESKDMELVPLATEIKFVEAYIFLQKIRYENDLDFEVQINGAQHMIIPLSVQMLVENAIKHNTISAEEPLHISIQEHDGYLEVVNNLQKKNIIKEESSQTGLANIKARFAFVSDAEVEVTDEGGEFKVRLPLIKKKK; encoded by the coding sequence ATGGCTAGTTTTTTCACAGCAGGCAGGTTAAAGAAGGAGGTAAAGGAATTACTGATTATCATCTTTATAGGTGTTATTAATGGTTTTTGGTTCTGCTATGATTGCATGACTGACCCTGATAAGCTGATATCATCTGTGGCCATCTGTATTCTTTTTTGGGTGCTGATGTATAAAGGGAATATCAACATCATTAGCCTAATAGACAAGAAAATATCGTGGCTGGATAATCCCGGCAAGCGGCTACTGATGGGCGTAATTACTCAATCTATTTTCACTTCTCTTACGGCACTACTTATCATTTACCTTACGGGAATAATCTTTCATGTGCAGTGGGGAAATATCAGCACTACGGTAATGTATTCTACAGCCATAGCCATATTGGTAAGCCTGATATTACACAGTTATAAGTTTTTAATTTCTTGGAGACAAGTGGCTATAGAAGCCGAGAGGGTGAAAAAAGAAGCGGCAGTTTCTAAATATGAGTCTTTAAAAAATCAGGTCAACCCGCACTTTCTTTTTAATAGCCTTAATGCCCTCACCACGTTAGTATATGAAGATCAGGACGTGGCGGCTAAGTTTATAAAAAAGCTGTCAGAAGTGTATCGTTATGTGCTGGAATCTAAAGATATGGAGCTGGTGCCGCTGGCTACTGAGATCAAATTTGTAGAGGCCTATATTTTTCTGCAAAAGATCAGGTATGAAAATGACCTCGATTTCGAAGTACAAATCAATGGCGCTCAGCATATGATTATACCATTATCTGTGCAGATGCTGGTAGAAAATGCCATAAAGCATAACACCATTTCTGCTGAAGAGCCTTTGCATATAAGCATACAAGAGCATGATGGTTATTTGGAAGTGGTTAATAATTTGCAGAAGAAAAATATAATCAAAGAGGAGTCATCACAAACGGGGCTGGCCAATATTAAAGCAAGGTTTGCCTTTGTGAGTGATGCCGAAGTAGAGGTGACTGATGAAGGAGGGGAGTTTAAAGTAAGATTGCCTCTTATTAAAAAGAAAAAATGA
- a CDS encoding DUF2141 domain-containing protein, producing MKALLLILALTVAVGAKAQESFTLTVEVQGVPSAKGELRVALFNNESDYLKKPYKGMSVNLETEAENSVVFEDLPAGEYAISVIHDANKNGKLDFGNMGPTEAYGFSNNAPSMYGPAEYSKAKIDLEEDSTISITIE from the coding sequence ATGAAAGCATTACTATTAATTTTAGCTCTTACAGTAGCTGTAGGTGCTAAGGCGCAAGAATCATTTACACTTACTGTGGAAGTGCAAGGAGTTCCTTCTGCCAAAGGGGAGTTGAGGGTGGCTTTGTTTAATAATGAATCTGATTATCTTAAAAAACCATATAAGGGTATGTCTGTAAATCTTGAGACCGAAGCTGAGAATAGTGTGGTGTTTGAAGATTTACCGGCCGGAGAGTATGCCATATCTGTAATCCATGATGCAAATAAAAATGGCAAGCTTGATTTTGGAAATATGGGCCCCACAGAAGCTTATGGCTTTTCTAATAACGCTCCCAGTATGTACGGCCCGGCTGAGTATTCTAAAGCTAAAATAGATTTAGAAGAAGATTCAACTATTTCTATTACCATAGAGTAG
- a CDS encoding acyl-CoA dehydrogenase family protein — protein sequence MIHFNRPTIDLIRNTFLQQHFQDHFPTEILDLIYEHKLFKIFIPEQLGGLECSFPEGLKIMEMSAYIDGDFGWAVQIGSGGGYFTGYLSKEVADQYIAQSDFVIAGSGMATGNAVTNGSGYEVSGQWKYCSGSHYATLFTANCTLNNSQKVSAFAFDPNQVAIINDWKAYGMENTLSHTIKVKKAQVPEHMLFNFERVINNYDYLIYYFPFNEFARGCITSVLIGLFKHLLNEANVYYQTKNYSSEKESSLQHTIKTAEKENEKLSELFYEEAQNCWSQLENGLMEDSLKEFNQAIDNYIRFINQSSHSLFQHLGMYATYRDNAFNKAWRDLTTAAQHILAKWY from the coding sequence ATGATACACTTCAACCGTCCTACCATAGACCTTATTCGGAATACTTTTTTACAGCAGCATTTTCAAGATCACTTCCCTACAGAGATACTCGACCTTATCTATGAGCATAAGCTGTTTAAAATATTCATTCCCGAGCAGTTAGGCGGTTTAGAGTGTAGCTTCCCAGAGGGGCTAAAAATCATGGAAATGAGTGCTTATATTGATGGTGATTTTGGCTGGGCTGTTCAAATAGGCTCGGGAGGTGGGTATTTTACCGGATATTTATCAAAGGAGGTGGCCGATCAGTATATTGCTCAGTCTGATTTTGTAATAGCTGGCAGTGGCATGGCTACCGGTAATGCGGTTACTAATGGCAGTGGCTATGAGGTATCAGGCCAGTGGAAATATTGCAGCGGCAGCCATTATGCCACCCTGTTCACGGCTAATTGCACCTTAAATAATTCTCAAAAAGTAAGCGCCTTTGCTTTTGACCCTAATCAGGTAGCTATTATTAATGACTGGAAAGCCTATGGCATGGAAAACACGCTTTCTCATACTATAAAGGTAAAAAAAGCCCAAGTACCTGAGCATATGCTATTTAATTTTGAAAGGGTAATTAATAATTATGATTACCTGATTTACTATTTCCCTTTCAATGAATTTGCTCGTGGTTGCATCACTTCTGTGTTAATAGGCTTGTTTAAACACCTGCTCAACGAAGCGAATGTATACTACCAAACTAAAAACTACTCGTCTGAAAAGGAATCCTCACTACAGCACACCATAAAAACTGCTGAAAAAGAAAATGAAAAGCTCTCTGAGCTATTTTATGAAGAGGCTCAAAATTGCTGGTCACAGTTAGAAAACGGCTTAATGGAAGATAGCCTTAAAGAATTTAACCAAGCCATAGATAACTACATCCGCTTCATTAACCAAAGTAGTCACAGCCTTTTTCAGCACCTGGGCATGTATGCAACCTACCGAGATAATGCCTTTAACAAAGCATGGAGAGACCTTACCACTGCAGCTCAGCATATTTTGGCTAAGTGGTATTAA
- the tssD gene encoding type VI secretion system tube protein TssD, which produces MGIIAKLYFEENSYNIIEAEYGIRQRIDESGKPSSTPIFNGLKVVIEASKDNIFSSMPRRQKTAFQN; this is translated from the coding sequence ATGGGCATTATAGCTAAATTATACTTTGAGGAAAACTCATATAATATTATAGAGGCGGAATATGGCATACGACAGAGAATCGATGAATCAGGCAAACCGTCATCAACACCTATCTTCAATGGATTAAAAGTTGTAATTGAAGCTTCCAAAGACAATATTTTTTCGAGTATGCCACGGAGGCAAAAAACAGCATTCCAAAACTAG
- the tssD gene encoding type VI secretion system tube protein TssD: protein MPKLVLEYIPSIAGGKTRKITFYDCHVIFNHQGFKNQSEQPMQETIVITAGGVQDSASAAEYSTYWRKTFGQTEASSSEEKSKSEQPKELKVKAKLS, encoded by the coding sequence ATTCCAAAACTAGTACTTGAGTACATCCCTAGTATTGCAGGAGGCAAAACCAGAAAAATCACTTTTTATGATTGCCATGTAATCTTTAATCATCAGGGTTTTAAAAATCAAAGTGAACAACCCATGCAAGAGACTATTGTGATCACGGCAGGCGGTGTTCAGGATTCAGCTTCAGCTGCTGAGTATTCTACTTATTGGCGCAAGACCTTTGGCCAAACAGAGGCTTCATCTTCAGAGGAAAAGAGTAAGAGTGAACAACCCAAAGAACTTAAAGTAAAAGCTAAACTATCATAA
- a CDS encoding catalase, with translation MRRLLLLVSALTVSAASFGQKKMTTNTGAPVGDNQNSKTAGEYGPVLLEDIHLIEKLASFDRERIPERVVHARGTGAFGYFEASADMSEYTMAAPFQKTGKKTDLAVRFSTVIHGKGSPETARDPRGFAVKFYTEDGNYDIVGNNLPVFFIWDAIKFPDVIHSLKPSPVTNVQDPNRYWDFISKTPEATHMVVRLWSDYGIPQGYQYMNGSSVHGFKWINKKGQVTYVKYSWVSHQGEKNFTRAEANEQQGKNWQHATISFRNDIAQKNYPKWDLYVQMIKPEDMQNFDFWPLDATKDWPEDEIPKVKVGTMTLNRNPVNYFQEIESLAFSPGSLIPGIEPSEDKLLQGRLFSYFDTQRHRLGPNFQQIEVNKPKGEVINYNSDSYLSSRNESFPNPDVNYQPSHYTPVAEDTTYRASTSTLNKAVIAQSEITKKNYYSQAGDFFNSLDKQNQENLIGNLVADLEQVESNEIKMTMITYFYRADRKLGMAVAKGLGYSMKDFMNHH, from the coding sequence ATGCGAAGACTACTATTATTAGTATCAGCCCTCACCGTATCTGCGGCATCATTTGGGCAAAAAAAAATGACCACCAATACAGGAGCGCCTGTAGGGGATAATCAAAATTCTAAAACAGCAGGAGAATATGGCCCTGTATTATTAGAAGACATCCATCTTATTGAAAAACTGGCCTCCTTTGATAGAGAGCGCATTCCTGAGCGTGTAGTACATGCAAGAGGCACCGGAGCTTTCGGGTATTTTGAAGCTTCGGCTGACATGTCAGAATACACTATGGCAGCTCCCTTTCAAAAAACCGGAAAGAAAACAGATTTAGCCGTAAGGTTTTCCACAGTAATTCATGGTAAAGGTTCACCTGAAACAGCTCGAGACCCTCGTGGTTTTGCGGTAAAGTTCTACACTGAAGATGGGAACTATGACATAGTGGGCAATAACCTACCTGTATTCTTCATTTGGGACGCTATTAAATTTCCAGATGTAATTCACTCCTTAAAGCCATCTCCTGTAACCAATGTGCAAGATCCTAACCGCTATTGGGACTTCATATCTAAAACTCCTGAAGCGACACATATGGTAGTGAGGTTGTGGTCTGATTATGGCATTCCACAGGGGTATCAATACATGAATGGAAGCAGTGTACATGGCTTCAAATGGATTAATAAAAAAGGACAAGTTACTTATGTAAAATATAGTTGGGTATCTCATCAAGGTGAGAAAAACTTCACCAGAGCAGAAGCGAACGAACAGCAAGGAAAAAACTGGCAGCATGCTACTATTTCATTTAGAAATGATATAGCTCAAAAAAACTATCCTAAGTGGGACCTATATGTGCAAATGATCAAGCCTGAAGATATGCAAAACTTCGATTTTTGGCCATTAGATGCCACTAAAGACTGGCCTGAAGATGAAATACCAAAAGTAAAAGTGGGCACCATGACGCTCAACCGTAATCCTGTTAATTATTTTCAGGAAATAGAGTCTCTTGCTTTCTCTCCCGGATCATTAATACCAGGCATTGAACCTTCTGAAGACAAACTATTACAAGGTAGATTATTCTCCTATTTTGATACTCAACGCCATAGATTGGGACCAAATTTCCAACAGATTGAGGTAAACAAACCAAAAGGAGAAGTAATCAATTACAACTCTGACAGCTACCTAAGCAGTAGAAATGAAAGTTTTCCTAACCCTGATGTAAACTATCAACCCAGCCACTATACACCTGTAGCTGAAGATACTACATACAGAGCCTCTACATCTACACTAAATAAAGCTGTAATAGCTCAATCTGAAATTACCAAGAAGAACTATTATTCACAGGCTGGTGACTTTTTCAACTCATTGGATAAACAAAACCAGGAAAATCTAATAGGAAACCTAGTAGCGGACTTAGAGCAAGTGGAAAGTAATGAAATAAAAATGACCATGATAACTTACTTCTACAGAGCGGATAGAAAACTAGGAATGGCTGTAGCCAAAGGCCTTGGATATAGCATGAAAGATTTCATGAACCATCACTAA
- the hemA gene encoding glutamyl-tRNA reductase, whose translation MLPSLRNISISHTSTSLEQREKYHLSNTAVSLLSLNISSHFSDICGLLILSTCNRTEIYFESIETSASDMCEYFITALHPEAKLSSEKKLFHFHNRTNDTAFHMLQVANGLRSAVVGDQQILNQIKSAYKLSLKNKTQGSILERTLQAVFKSHKRISNESAFRNGSRSTAYRALKIIQDSFGKESIQSKKLLLIGAGEIAKEILKYLPKFAFQEIYISNRTEEKALDLAKDYHLKTVSWSTIEENRFNEFDAIITAVSNRKNLIYRLPEKGKKIIVDLSLPCNINPSLAYQYNIELFNLDNVTEQIEQTDNNRRQAINDAESIITEEMNALSIWIQKGKIRRFLNDYKESTTLTIKEVINQLDRNDPKLKNIDHIAQLIAEKMVKNPAVIMNNTCEGELSENSMELIQKAFTPNTFFS comes from the coding sequence ATGTTACCATCTCTACGAAATATTAGTATATCTCATACTTCCACTTCACTGGAGCAGAGGGAAAAATATCACCTTTCAAACACAGCCGTTAGTCTGCTAAGCCTGAATATCTCCAGCCATTTCTCGGACATATGCGGGTTACTGATACTTTCTACCTGTAATCGGACTGAGATATATTTTGAAAGCATTGAGACCAGTGCCTCTGATATGTGTGAATATTTTATCACAGCTCTGCATCCGGAAGCAAAACTCAGTTCAGAGAAAAAATTATTCCATTTTCATAACCGCACAAATGATACCGCCTTCCACATGCTGCAAGTAGCGAATGGACTTAGATCTGCCGTAGTGGGTGATCAACAAATATTAAATCAGATTAAAAGCGCCTATAAACTTTCACTGAAAAATAAAACTCAAGGCTCCATTCTAGAAAGAACATTACAGGCTGTATTTAAAAGTCATAAACGCATCTCTAATGAATCTGCCTTTAGAAATGGAAGCAGATCTACAGCTTATCGTGCATTAAAGATTATTCAGGACAGCTTCGGTAAAGAAAGTATTCAAAGCAAAAAATTACTTCTCATAGGAGCCGGAGAAATAGCTAAAGAAATACTTAAATATCTACCCAAATTCGCATTTCAGGAAATATATATAAGTAACAGAACTGAAGAAAAGGCTCTTGATCTGGCAAAGGATTACCACCTGAAAACTGTAAGCTGGAGCACCATAGAAGAAAATCGCTTTAATGAGTTTGATGCAATAATAACAGCGGTTAGCAACAGAAAAAATCTAATATACAGATTACCTGAAAAGGGTAAAAAAATCATCGTCGACCTTAGCCTCCCCTGCAATATAAATCCATCGTTAGCTTATCAGTATAATATTGAGCTCTTTAACCTGGATAATGTTACTGAGCAGATTGAACAAACTGATAACAACCGAAGGCAAGCCATAAATGATGCCGAGTCTATTATTACAGAGGAGATGAATGCATTGAGCATCTGGATTCAAAAAGGAAAGATCAGAAGGTTTCTCAATGACTATAAAGAAAGTACTACACTCACTATTAAAGAGGTAATTAATCAACTTGACCGTAATGATCCTAAACTCAAAAACATTGACCATATAGCTCAATTAATAGCGGAAAAAATGGTTAAAAACCCAGCTGTGATCATGAACAACACTTGTGAAGGTGAGCTATCAGAAAACAGCATGGAATTAATACAAAAAGCATTTACCCCAAATACGTTTTTCTCATGA
- the hemH gene encoding ferrochelatase: MKTGILVVNLGTPDTPQVKDVKKYLTEFLTDERVIDLSSIKRNILVRGIIVPFRAPKIAKEYKKLWLKNGSPLMVYGRSLVEKLNTLFDNDVEVELAMRYQNPSIEKALTSLRKKNVERIIVFPLFPQYASATTGSVVQKVMSIISKWNIIPSIDFINSYHTDSRYINLFTEKVATDIDYYKPDHVLFSYHGIPERHLKNIQKQDNEKCAWPNCSCGKKSENKPYCYRSACFKTSELIAQKIDTPFSTSFQSRLGKDPWIQPYTDDTIIHLIEEGVKNLLVVSPSFVADCLETTLEIGEEYRELFLSNGGKKFHFTRSLNDDDDWAKAIYDIINEKLQQHEKHTFNSTSQLYSIYSISTAI, encoded by the coding sequence ATGAAAACAGGAATATTAGTAGTAAACCTGGGTACTCCAGACACCCCTCAAGTTAAAGATGTAAAGAAATACCTCACTGAATTTTTAACAGATGAAAGGGTAATAGATCTCTCGTCAATCAAAAGAAACATCTTAGTTAGAGGTATAATAGTACCCTTCAGAGCTCCTAAAATAGCCAAAGAATATAAAAAGCTATGGCTAAAAAATGGCTCCCCTTTAATGGTATACGGAAGGTCATTGGTTGAAAAATTAAACACTTTATTTGATAATGATGTGGAGGTTGAACTTGCTATGCGGTATCAAAACCCATCTATTGAAAAAGCATTAACCTCCCTTCGGAAAAAGAATGTAGAACGCATCATAGTATTTCCTCTTTTTCCTCAGTATGCCTCTGCCACTACGGGCTCTGTAGTCCAGAAGGTAATGTCAATAATCAGTAAATGGAATATTATTCCATCCATTGATTTTATTAATTCCTACCACACTGATTCCAGGTATATCAATCTTTTTACTGAAAAGGTAGCTACAGACATCGATTATTATAAGCCAGATCATGTTTTATTCAGCTATCATGGAATCCCTGAACGGCATTTAAAAAACATTCAGAAACAAGACAACGAAAAGTGCGCCTGGCCCAACTGTAGTTGCGGAAAGAAGTCAGAAAATAAACCCTATTGCTATCGCTCAGCCTGTTTCAAAACATCAGAATTAATAGCTCAAAAAATAGACACTCCCTTCTCTACTTCATTTCAAAGCAGATTAGGTAAAGACCCCTGGATACAGCCTTATACAGATGATACAATCATACATTTAATTGAAGAAGGCGTTAAAAACCTACTAGTGGTTTCACCTTCATTTGTAGCCGATTGTCTTGAAACGACCTTAGAAATAGGTGAAGAATACCGTGAATTATTCTTATCTAATGGAGGTAAGAAATTTCATTTCACCAGAAGCTTAAATGATGACGATGATTGGGCAAAAGCCATTTATGACATAATCAATGAAAAATTACAACAACATGAAAAACATACTTTTAACAGCACTAGCCAGCTTTACTCTATATATAGCATCAGCACAGCAATATGA
- a CDS encoding ankyrin repeat domain-containing protein, translated as MKNILLTALASFTLYIASAQQYDDVFDAARKGDIQTLKSLAAINPDTLNSHDHKGYTPLILAIYNDQKETSQYLLSEKVEIDTQDKSGNTALMGATFKGYTTLVKLLLKTGASPNTKNYNGATALTFAATFGRDQIAKILLQYGADLNVIDAYGNTPLSYAQNQGNESMILLLQNKP; from the coding sequence ATGAAAAACATACTTTTAACAGCACTAGCCAGCTTTACTCTATATATAGCATCAGCACAGCAATATGATGATGTGTTCGATGCGGCACGTAAAGGTGATATTCAAACACTAAAGAGCTTAGCAGCCATAAATCCTGACACGCTCAATAGTCATGATCATAAAGGTTATACACCTCTAATTCTAGCTATTTATAATGATCAAAAAGAAACCAGCCAATATTTACTATCTGAAAAAGTAGAAATTGATACTCAAGATAAATCTGGTAACACCGCCTTAATGGGAGCTACTTTTAAAGGGTACACCACGTTGGTAAAGCTATTACTTAAAACAGGAGCTTCTCCTAATACCAAAAACTATAATGGAGCCACCGCCCTTACTTTTGCGGCCACTTTTGGTAGAGATCAAATCGCTAAGATACTTTTGCAATATGGAGCTGACCTCAACGTAATAGATGCTTATGGTAATACTCCGCTGAGCTATGCTCAAAATCAAGGCAATGAATCTATGATTCTTCTACTTCAAAACAAACCCTGA
- a CDS encoding aspartate aminotransferase family protein produces the protein MEFSHDIFLKNIAQTTGSPILLEVEKAAGSYLYSPDGKAYLDLISGVGVNHLGHQHPHIIKRIKEQVDRHLHVMVYGEFVQSAPNLLAKKLTDLLPPSLNCCYFTNSGTEANEGALKLAKRYTGRTEIISCRGSYHGSTHGSLSVSGNETKKQAFRPLLPDVKFVRFNNMDDLEMITTKTACIIMETVQGDAGVRVPSQEYMTALRAKCDETGTLIIFDEIQAGMGRTGKMFAFEHFNIVPDILTIAKALGGGLPIGAFISSLDKMTSLTHDPMLGHITTFGGNPASCAAALGVLEVFENENIVTQVEAKGQLIESLLQHDKIIEIRRKGMMFAIDFASSDDVFKIAKYCLDHGVITFWFLSCPQSFRISPPLNISEEDIRKGCAVIQEAFNLL, from the coding sequence ATGGAATTCAGTCATGATATTTTTCTAAAGAACATAGCACAAACTACCGGTTCACCTATTTTACTGGAAGTAGAAAAGGCCGCCGGAAGCTACTTATATTCACCTGATGGCAAAGCTTATCTGGATCTCATCTCCGGCGTAGGCGTAAACCATTTAGGACATCAGCACCCGCATATCATCAAGCGAATTAAAGAGCAGGTAGACAGGCACTTGCATGTGATGGTCTATGGTGAGTTTGTACAATCAGCACCTAACCTGCTGGCCAAAAAGCTTACTGACCTCTTACCGCCAAGCCTTAATTGCTGCTACTTTACTAACAGCGGCACTGAAGCCAACGAAGGAGCGCTGAAATTAGCCAAAAGATATACAGGAAGAACAGAGATTATCTCTTGTCGTGGCTCTTACCATGGCAGTACTCACGGCTCCCTAAGTGTGTCTGGTAATGAAACTAAAAAGCAAGCCTTCCGTCCGCTGTTGCCTGATGTGAAGTTTGTAAGGTTTAATAACATGGATGATCTGGAAATGATCACCACCAAAACGGCTTGCATCATTATGGAAACCGTACAAGGTGATGCCGGCGTGCGAGTGCCCAGCCAGGAGTACATGACAGCCCTTAGAGCCAAGTGTGATGAAACCGGCACCCTCATCATCTTTGATGAAATTCAGGCAGGCATGGGTCGTACTGGTAAAATGTTTGCCTTTGAGCATTTTAACATTGTCCCAGATATTCTTACCATCGCTAAAGCCCTAGGTGGTGGCTTACCTATTGGTGCTTTTATATCTTCACTAGATAAAATGACTTCTTTAACTCATGATCCTATGCTGGGGCATATTACCACTTTCGGAGGCAACCCTGCCAGCTGCGCGGCTGCTTTAGGTGTGTTAGAAGTATTTGAAAATGAGAATATTGTAACTCAAGTAGAAGCTAAAGGTCAACTCATTGAATCTCTATTACAGCATGACAAAATAATAGAGATCAGAAGAAAAGGAATGATGTTCGCTATAGATTTTGCATCTAGCGATGATGTATTTAAAATAGCCAAATATTGCCTTGATCATGGTGTAATCACGTTCTGGTTTCTATCATGCCCTCAAAGCTTCAGAATTTCTCCACCACTCAATATTTCAGAGGAAGATATCAGAAAGGGCTGTGCGGTAATACAAGAGGCCTTTAATTTATTATAA
- a CDS encoding DUF6892 domain-containing protein, translating to MKSALEEQAKTIAQAKFNDKSSIDKIHREWSENLKHDPAFMNYPLAHLAQLLTEFPSQTEDQRQATFKYAHVLASFSPQYGLLPKTTNSQQQYHDELNGHISQLLQREDYQILETESLAYKGTLGAFIATILRIYVTLTQINNPLRDQASVHLLPLIKKFDVDDSYLLTLYGESTDTINALSELLCHYIATKNKEGVYFSILYDMLGEYAKREDFAHKSAPKIIEQVLKNYPEWNEDDIKFLIHEGVIAALGIKLETKEEQLAKINDRIAFLKTKNLGQGIKHYKKERADLEQNFDSIQSKKWNSAVRSIAVKKPLRQSLELLLKKLPESAYLTELAQLVTESHEFKNKPKVFPINKSPKVKFKDFGFKLWVIEELMYNQEVLQPKFDIYEFAKEYDKRQIDVESDGYDLIPEAKKYLQQLDMSEELLKQVTTLEIDDGINGGSEVYNQLWPFYDPGTGDELIKVSNKAIDDLSLLPNLKKIIGLEMCNPTKKLLKYMEEQGITLESIEH from the coding sequence ATGAAATCTGCATTAGAAGAACAAGCCAAAACCATTGCTCAGGCTAAGTTTAACGATAAATCCAGCATTGATAAAATCCATAGAGAATGGAGCGAAAACCTAAAGCATGATCCGGCTTTCATGAACTATCCTTTAGCTCATTTAGCCCAGCTATTAACGGAATTTCCTTCTCAAACTGAAGACCAAAGACAGGCCACCTTCAAATATGCACATGTACTGGCCTCCTTCTCACCTCAATATGGCCTTCTGCCTAAGACCACGAATAGCCAGCAGCAGTATCATGATGAACTTAATGGACATATTTCTCAATTACTGCAAAGGGAAGATTATCAAATATTAGAGACTGAAAGCCTGGCCTACAAAGGGACCTTAGGAGCTTTTATTGCAACTATTTTAAGGATTTATGTTACACTTACCCAGATAAACAATCCTTTAAGAGATCAGGCCTCTGTTCACTTGCTTCCGCTCATTAAGAAGTTTGATGTGGATGACAGCTATCTGCTTACGCTCTATGGTGAGAGTACCGATACAATTAATGCGCTTTCAGAGCTCCTTTGTCATTATATTGCCACTAAAAACAAAGAAGGTGTTTACTTCAGCATTCTCTATGACATGCTTGGTGAATATGCTAAGAGGGAAGATTTCGCTCATAAAAGTGCGCCTAAAATCATTGAACAGGTGCTTAAAAACTATCCTGAATGGAATGAAGATGATATTAAGTTTCTCATTCATGAAGGGGTTATTGCTGCCCTAGGCATTAAACTAGAAACGAAAGAAGAGCAGCTTGCAAAAATAAACGACAGGATCGCCTTTTTGAAAACGAAGAATCTGGGGCAAGGCATAAAGCATTATAAAAAAGAGAGAGCTGATTTAGAACAAAACTTTGACAGTATTCAAAGTAAAAAATGGAACTCAGCTGTAAGATCAATAGCCGTTAAAAAGCCTTTGCGTCAAAGCCTTGAACTCCTATTAAAAAAGCTACCAGAAAGCGCATACCTTACAGAATTAGCGCAGTTAGTTACTGAAAGCCATGAGTTTAAAAATAAGCCTAAAGTATTCCCTATTAACAAAAGCCCTAAAGTCAAATTTAAAGACTTTGGCTTTAAGCTATGGGTAATTGAAGAGCTGATGTATAACCAGGAAGTGCTTCAGCCAAAGTTTGATATTTATGAGTTTGCCAAAGAATATGACAAGCGCCAAATAGATGTAGAAAGTGATGGCTATGATTTGATCCCTGAAGCTAAAAAGTACTTACAGCAACTAGACATGTCAGAAGAGCTTTTAAAGCAGGTTACAACGCTTGAAATTGACGACGGCATCAATGGAGGGTCTGAGGTATATAATCAATTGTGGCCCTTCTATGACCCCGGCACAGGTGATGAATTGATCAAGGTATCTAACAAGGCCATTGATGATCTCTCGCTTCTGCCTAATCTTAAAAAGATAATTGGCTTGGAAATGTGTAACCCCACTAAGAAGCTTTTAAAGTACATGGAGGAACAGGGCATAACACTGGAATCAATAGAGCATTAA